TACAGTaccataaaaattattatgctTGGTGATCAGAACAGATTTGCTCTATTACAGTAAATATCCAATGTAGTTATTTGCGAGACCCAACAGTAAATGATATTATATgtatgtattattttattaaatagCAAAAACATTTGTTGTAAGTACAAAATCACAGGAACATTTTGTCCTCTGCAGCTGCTATTCTACACAACTCTAAAACGTCTAAGTTAAATGCAAGCTTTTGCCTCTTGGTTTCTTGCATATCAGGTCTCTGGACCCCTTATACTTGGTTAAGGTGTAAAAGCAAATCAGTCTATTTCTTACTATTTCTTTGTCATAGCATGGGCCAAAGCTTCCAGCAGAGAACCTAGAGATTGAAATGCATTGGGTTTCGCCATTGACAGttcatttcttcttcattaataaaaattaataagaaacATTCTTTGCCCATCTGCAGCAAATTTGCTAAAGAACACAATTTAAGACTGTGCCCAAACATCCTTTACAGTAGCTTTGGTAACTGAACAACattaattattactgaatttgGCTAACAATTACAAGTTAGCATGTCTGTTTGGGTCCTGAAAGAGCATCCCAAGCACAGCCTTGTTAATGTGACCTGTTGGAATTGTATTCTTGGCATGATCTacctttttaaaattaaacctGTGGCCACTGTGACAACTAGAAAAAATACACTTGTAAACTACaagtagtaaaaaaaaaaaataaaaaagaaatgggcCAAGCCAACCAAATATTGCAATACCAAATGGAGATGTTGACCAGAGACCATGTCCAGGACATCATCTTTGAAgagggttaaatgcaatttaacttagttaacgaccaggagcaagttgcacagtttATCGGGCGGGGCGTGGCATGGCGTTAGCGTTTATTGCGGGGGGGGTGCCTGAAGCGTTTTGTAGCGCGGGTGTTTTGTTGGGCTGTGGGGTGCTTGCCCAGGGCGTTTTCGGGCAGTTCTAGCTGTCAGCGGCTCCTTTGCGTATTAGACGTGTGCCTGCGCATGGCCTCATGGCTTTGGCTTGGCTCAGCGTTCGGTGTGGTGGCGTtcgtgtgctttctagtttttcccctccctcctctccctattTGGGGAGGCAGGGGCTTCTCCTCAATAGTTTCTCCATTGAACGcactgttcagtgtgacgggtgcttgatttggggtctggggtggcgggcggggctcgtggctgggttgcgggtagggcaggcttaAGGGGGTGTCCCaccgacctgggtttgggttgttggggtcagtccccagatccttgagcacccaacctccatttgcgacGCAGGCGTTAACCAGTTGATACCATAATCAACATGAAACTTGCATACAAGCAGCCAACAAGGAACTGACAGTTCACCAAGGACAGCCAACTGTCATTCAACACTATTCTTCATACTGATCTCTGTTTGTCAGTTTACAGTTTGCACATAGTTGGTTGgccaaaaattattgttaaccaATAGCTGACAGATTATCGGCAGTTGCTcactttttttgcaataattagCTCTTTTTGAGATCCActtattttttaatgaagcTGATGAAGTTATGTTCAGCTACATGAATGACTGATATAACCAGATTGTTGTGGTTTGCATGTTTCAGTGTGAGAATTTGCATTCTCTTTGGAAAATACTGTAGAACTGCAAAAACAGTTGAAGTATTACATTAAAGGTTTAATAAAGGATACTCTCCTCCAGGAATCAGctgaaagaaatattaaaattgtcaagttAGATGATTAACATAAGCACAACTCATTTCTGACTTGTAACTTTACCACTAAAATTGCAATATCCCCCTACAtacaaaaataagtaaataccgtaaaatgttgaaaataagccCCTGggcttatatttttcaaaggctctTTTTGAGGGGCTTATAATTTCATATGAAGGGAAATTTGCATTACAAAATTGATTGACCTAGCTTATGGTTGgaggcaaataattttttgtgttattgtactgtttattttgtatttgaggGTAATTTTCATGTATAAGCCCCTGGGGGCTTATATTCAGTGGGGTGTTTTAACAGATGGTTTTTGGTGTTATGAGTTTGAGGGGCTTATACATGGAGgggcttattttcggaattttacggtATGTAGCATTCAGTTAAGCAGTTCAATGGCAATTCAGAATAACAAACAAGAATCAACATTAATTCATTTTTAGAATTATTGGTACCTTCATCCATGCATTTACACTAAAAACACTTCAAGTTACTTGCTAAATTGGATTTACCATTGTTATGTTGTTGCCATTTAAAAGGATCTGGTCAAGTTTAGTCATTCTGCGACCCTCTGGTGTATTCTCACTGTTtggagaaacaaaaataaaataattttatacatatatataaatgtatgCAGCTAGCAATTAAATTCAGTCAAATTGGCAAGCAATACAAAGTCCTCAAAAAAAGTAGTCCTCAAAGGATAtgatatattattatttgacaaaaatgaaaacaaaatgtagtaaattgctaaaaattcaaacaaaaaaatttcaacaagGAATATTACAGCCTCGACATCTAATGTCTCCTACTCACATTATGTACCAGTGATGAAAAGTATAGACTTCCACGGAAATAATTTTGTGGGGATATAAACCAAGTGATAAAATAGATTGGAATATGTGTATTCATTCCAGTTAACATGATACTTACAATACTGTAACATCCTCCAAAACTATGTCTAACCAAAAAATCAAGGAGAAAAACATGGAAACTTCATGAAGCAAAGATCTAATGTGGTAAAggattttttaatttagtgcACATAATTATAGGTTATGAAAAATCCTGACTGCTTTTTGCAATTCTAGCCCCCTAACCTATGATCCTTGATCAATAACAAATACTGTATTGGTCATTTCAAGGTTGCGCAAGGAACTGGCGTGAGTTTCTAATAATTTTAAACAGTCGATAATTTGACACCACCAAATCAAAGATCACATTGACATGGATCATTTGACCATGTTTGATGCTTTTTGAACAGTGATCAAGGTATGAACCTTAAGGCATGGTTCAAAATCCAGTCTCTAAATTTCTTTACAGGGTCCCCCAAAAGCATATACTGTAATctctcctttttgtttttttcaatttctgtgaTATTCATTAAAAATTGGCAAATGTTGTGATTTTCCCCTCAGTTATTTCCAAATAGTCAGTGAATTGCTGGATTTAACAGTTGTcagaaaactgcaaaatggtTTATATGGTTTTGGGGGATAAGAACTTAAATACATTAATCttgtaatgataattatgatgGCGGCATGTGTGCAAGTACAAAAGACATTTGGGCAAAAACCAAGGTTAAGGTTACGTATGACTATCTCTTCCTTCAAAGACACTAAACTTGCATCTCTTCCTCTCCTTCTCTGTCAACATCATAATAAATAATGTTGAAAgccacaaacaaaaaaagacccTAGCCTTATGAAATGAGTACAAGATTATagtttcaaatttcactttcGCCCAAAACCATTACTGATTTTGTCAAAGAAAGGATCTCATTCTGAATTTATATGATATGCAAAAGATCTCAGCTGAAAAATCAGTCACAACTTCATAGCAAGGATACTGACATAGTCATCAAAACCCAAAAGTACACCAACAATTTCTTTATCACTTTTCATAACAATGTGAATTCTAGATCCAATGCACTTGTCAATTAATTCTGgtatagaaaaaaaaggacaaaacatAAGTCATGTAGGTCAttaaaggttataaattataattaaaatgaatgcaaacaGAGTAGTCTGACCTACTCCCCCTTAGAGAACTTTGGGGTGGGTGGGGACTGCACCCAAAacagacaacaaaaacaaacaaaaaaaaaacagaaacaaaaagtgaaaGGAAATTAGTTTAGCTCTTAAAGCTACAGTGTTGTTCTACAATCTAGCATGGCCGACCCTTGGTGATAGCAAAGAGTAGTGGTATAATAAAgatcatgcaaaaaaaaaaaaaccttcacagggaacaaaattaatggccAAAAGTTACAACTATTGTAACAATGAGACAAACTACAAGACCAGAGTAATACAGTACATCACTCAGCTGGATCTAAGGGCAGGGTGGGGGGGATCATTTGAACCCcctaaattaaaaaagcaaacgtcaaaaaatataattagcaataatgtaaaataaatacaGTCAATGCAATAAGTTCACAACCAAGTTAAGTCTCTTCATAACCATGGAAAGACAGTCAGGCTTGGCCCTGACGAACATTCACTAAGAAAAGCCTGTTGACTATGATGCTGTGGTTCAGCTTTTTTACAGAAAGATAAACCCAAAGAGTGCTTCTTGTTGATCTCTCTAACcacgcaccggtggctcattTGGTTGTGCACCGGGCTGTGGCGctggaggtcgtgagttcatgactccgaccggaccaacactcagggtctttaaataactgaggagaaaatgctgcctttgtaatttcatctgcaaatggttagactttctagtctcggataaggacgataaaccggaggtcccgtctcacaattccttgaatgttgataattctgtgggacgttaaagaacccacgcacaCTTCGATAAGTGTAGGGTGATCACagtgctgtggctgtctttccTGACCTAGAGGGCCATGTGTCAGAAAACTCCATTGGGGGTTAACATGTCTATACCCTCtttaaaataaagataaaacTGAAAGataaaactgaaactgaaactcttctttgacaaaacacaaaacgGAAAAGGAATAAACTGCAGTTCATTTTATAATAGTTttataaatgcaaatttttatctttgttatattttaaattaactCCACCAGGAAAAGTTTCACCAGTAGAAGAATCAGGTCTTTGATCAAATTatttggctgagttctctcaAATACACTAGCTAAGGTCATAGTCATCATGTTGAAAGCTGGGACCAAGTTCAGTCCgctgttttgcttttcattcaTCCATTTCAAAGCAATCACCATTCATCAAATTTGCTTAGTCATTGTCAATGGTTTACATTTTAAGACCAAACATGACAACAACGACCTGGCTCCTATGCTTAATTCCATCCGATCGATCGATGGAATAAACCTTGGAAAAGAAAGCGGAGCAACTACAGAATGCAGGGCCACTTTCAACCATAGACCAAACGAGCCAGCTCGTTTGGCTCGGCAGTGGGAAGAATTAGGAGCattaacctaaccctaaccttaaccctaaccctaacgaGGAATAATTTGTATTGCTTTAAGTGTGGGGTTCATGTATTTAGCGGCTCGTTTGGCTCGTCTGGCTCGGCAGTGGATCAAAGAACGAAgtataagttgtttttgtgaaGTGTGGGGTTCATGTATTTAGCGGCTCGTTTGGCTCGTCTGGCTCGGCAGTGGATCAAAGAACGAAGTACTTCCCACTGCCGAGCCAAACGAGCCGGCTCGTTTGGTCCATGGTTAAAAGTGGCCCTGCATTCTGTAGTTTAGCCAAGAAAGCatttaaattcaatttcaaggcGAGACCTTACGTTACAACGCTAAAACAGATGAAAACTTACCAAGTGGGAGAAGCTGAGattcatttcgaacagccgCCATTCTGAATTCCAAGTAGTCATATTTCACGTACATAGTTATGGAAAGTAACGACGCTGACCACAGACCCACGCTACTCACTCCACTTAACTATCCTTAAATGTCTCCCTAAATATAAAAAGAGTAGTTATAGCTACAAAGCAATCGAGATGTAAAACgttctttaattgtatttcGGTATTTACCCTGGTGTGGAAAGAGTGAAGGCATTATGGCTGGAGCAGCTCTTAAAAGACTTATGGCTGAGTACAAACGTAAGTAATGGCTGATTTAGGCTTAGCtctcatggaaaaaaaactgattttaCAATAAGTGTAATGTACACAAAGATGTACTATTAAAGTACTATTAAAGTTTgcccaaaaaaaataataattataaccaTATCGATGAGGTAAGAACCAATATTTTTCACCCAATCATTTAACTGTCCTAACACTTTTAGTCAACACAAACTTACAGCATCTGGACCactaagaaaatggtttgaacccagaagtaacataccttgattgaaaaagatcacaTGGGTGATTttgagtcctgagaaggactgttgtctGAGAGTGaggtttcgacaacctgtttGGAacccatcttcagagtcaattACAGTCTTTAAGtcagttgaaatttcaaaaaccctggtgagcgatttgattggtcaatagatagagtagccgttgttAAACgtgtgatgtgattggctgtgaagtcAAGTGCAGAGagaggttatgcaaatagaatGATGGGTTGTAAGATGAATAATAAGCAATGTATTGCattttcctgttgagtaatcTTTTTTCAGGTGTGGGAaaaggttgacaacgattttgagcagtttgttctaagttagtaaaccagcttttGAGTGAAATTTGTCGATAGTAATCGCCATACAGTGGGTGAAACACGCAGTAGAGTCCCTGTATTCGATAGtgtggcttgtttttaagtggtgttcagCGAAGTTGTTGTTGAGGTCCCCCTTTTAGTTGCTCATTTGTGTTCgttggttaagtttctgccagTCTCACTGacataagtggcctggcagtggGAGCATTTGATCTTATAAATTGCTCCTGGTCTGGCTTCATGTTCTTCCTTGTCCTTAACATTAGTTAGTACGCATCCTAAAGTGAACATGGGTTTGTGAGTATAAACTCGGATGTTGCAAGATCATATTATGTGTGCTACAGTTTCTGAGGTCCTTCATttgtaaggtatagtggctgtagTGGTGTATGAGTGTTTAGAGCCGCCGTTCAGTCTGATTGCGTTCGATGACATCTGTGCTGGAGTTGGTCTTGGTAAAAACAGTGTTCAAGTGCAGGGTTTCATccgtcaaactgtcgtctgagtcacAAACATTTTGTGTTCTTCtcgtcaaggttcgtaccgtagttgCTTcatgtgaagtaggattgtaagacgtttggtcaagtagtgtgtcagtgtgtgttggtttcttttAAACAGTGGTTCATACCTAGGGTGTTATTTTTGCATGTTACCATGCAATCTAGAAAAGGTTACCATTCCCCTTGTTCTCCTTAGTGAACTGGATACCATTACTCTGTTTGTTCAAGTGTTTGAGGAATTcatagattttgtttttgcgtACAGTAGTGATCGTATCATCAAGGCAATGCTTCACTGTTAGTTGCAAGGGCCTGTTCCTccatgttttgcatgactatttcacaACAATGGAAACAGGCGAGCCCATAGCTggtccgtgtagttgcttgtagtgtttactcTTGTactgaaagtaggttgaggtcaaaCAAAGGTCCATAAGGTCATCTGTgtgtaatggtggttggtaagTTGATTTGTTGATGGTGGTCTTAAATTACAGtaaagggcaagttgaagtggtatgctggtgaaaagtttGACGTCAAAGGATACTACTGTAACAgtagcttgtggtcgtctggtatttgtaccATTTTGATAGCATCAGTGAAGTTGTCTGTGGATTATAATTTGTGTAAAGACTCGTAAGTTAAGGGTTTAAGAATGCTAGTTAAGTTTTTGGAAAGTTGATACCTAAGTAGGAGACCAACAGAATGAGACTACTGCATGGTCACATCATCaagttcaaaataattatttgtaaagTAGCCATCTTTCACGTACGTAATTTATCAAAAATCAGGAAAATTAATGTCTTACTCAAAAAGATACCAAAACATCAGTAGTTCATGCTTTTGTATCATCCAAGCTGGACATTTGCAATTCATTGCTGGCTGAGCTGCCACAATACTTATTAGATAAGGTTCAGCGGGTACAAAATGCTGTGGCGTCCCTGGTCTCCTGTACTCGCAAATATGACCGAATTACGCCAGTCCTTAAAGAGCTTCACTGGCTACCTGTATTAAAGCAACgtataattttcaaaatattactaTTTACTTATAAGGCCCTAAAAGCTCTGGCACCTCGATACATATCTGATTTTCTAGgtagggttaaatgcaatttaacttagttaacgaccaggagcaagttgcacagtttgtcaggtgtggcgtggcgtggcgtagCGTAGCGTTGCGGGGCGTGGCGATAGCGTTAGGGTTTATTGCGGGGGGTGCCTGAAGCGTTTGTAGCGCGGGTGTTTTGTTGGGCTGTGGGGTGCTTGCCCAGGGCGTTTTCGGGCAGTTCTAGCTGTCAGCGGCTCCTTTGCATGTTAGACGTGCGCCTGCGCATGGCCTCGTGGCTTTGGCTTGGCTCAGCGTTCGGTGTGGTGGCGTtcgtgtgctttctagtttttcccctccctcctctccctattcGGGGAGGCAGTGGCTTCTCCTCAATagtttctccattgaactcactgttcagtgtgacaggtgctTGATTTGGGGTCTGGGGTGGTGGgtggggctcgtggctgggttgcgggtagggcaggcttaAGGGGGTGTCCCaccgacctgggtttgggttgttggggtcagtccccagatccttgagcacccaacctccatttgcgacaCAGGCGTTAATACAATATAAACCACCTAGAGCTTTGCGTTCTTCCGATAAGAAACTGTTACAAACTTGTTCCTCATTTTAAGCTTAGGACTAACGGAGGCAGATCGTTTAG
The DNA window shown above is from Acropora palmata chromosome 7, jaAcrPala1.3, whole genome shotgun sequence and carries:
- the LOC141887063 gene encoding U6 snRNA-associated Sm-like protein LSm5 — its product is MYVKYDYLEFRMAAVRNESQLLPLELIDKCIGSRIHIVMKSDKEIVGVLLGFDDYVNIVLEDVTVFENTPEGRRMTKLDQILLNGNNITMLIPGGEGPET